The following coding sequences lie in one Chelonia mydas isolate rCheMyd1 chromosome 6, rCheMyd1.pri.v2, whole genome shotgun sequence genomic window:
- the LRRC55 gene encoding leucine-rich repeat-containing protein 55, with product MIPTYSFFCLHETCCSRPTKMGTGCTWLWGEGPMSHCSSAMLLTPFLIAMAMVFSEASASCPVLCTCRSHVVDCSGQRLFSVPPDLPLDTRNLSLAHNRITTIPPGYLTCYAELRVLDLRNNSLAELPAWLFLTAKRLAHLDLSYNNFSHVAANMFQEANSLVRIDLSHNPCLRKVHPQAFRGLAQLRDLDLSHGGLSFLSLEALEDLPGLVTLQIGGNPWVCGCTMEPLLKWLRNRIQHCTSDSQLAECRAPPEVEGTPLFSLTEESFKACHLTLTLDDYLFIAFVGFVVSIASVATNFLLGITANCCHRWSKASEDEEI from the exons ATGATTCCCACTTACTCCTTCTTCTGCCTCCATGAGACATGTTGCTCAAGACCAACTAAAATGGGCACAGGCTGCActtggctgtggggagaggggcccATGTCCCACTGCTCCTCTGCCATGCTCCTGACCCCTTTCCTGATTGCCATGGCAATGGTCTTCTCTGAGGCCAGTGCTAGCTGTCCCGTCCTCTGCACCTGCCGCAGCCACGTGGTGGATTGCAGTGGGCAGAGGCTCTTCTCGGTGCCCCCTGACCTGCCCCTAGACACCAGGAACCTGAGCCTGGCGCATAACCGCATCACCACTATCCCACCGGGCTACCTCACCTGCTATGCTGAGCTGAGGGTGTTGGACCTAAGGAATAACTCCCTGGCAGAGCTGCCCGCCTGGCTCTTCCTGACTGCCAAGCGGCTGGCCCACCTGGACCTGAGCTACAACAACTTCAGCCATGTGGCTGCTAATATGTTCCAAGAGGCCAACAGTCTGGTGAGGATTGACCTGAGCCACAACCCGTGCCTGCGAAAGGTGCACCCCCAGGCTTTCCGGGGGCTAGCCCAGCTCCGTGACCTGGACCTCAGCCATGGGGGGCTGTCCTTTCTCAGCCTGGAAGCCCTGGAGGATCTCCCGGGTCTGGTGACCCTACAGATCGGGGGCAACCCCTGGGTGTGTGGCTGCACCATGGAGCCACTCCTGAAGTGGCTAAGGAATCGCATCCAGCACTGCACCTCAG ATTCCCAGCTGGCCGAGTGCCGTGCCCCACCCGAGGTGGAGGGAACCCCCTTGTTCTCACTGACAGAGGAGAGTTTCAAGGCCTGCCACTTGACCTTGACGTTGGACGATTATCTCTTCATTGCCTTTGTGGGCTTCGTTGTCTCTATTGCCTCTGTGGCCACCAACTTCCTGCTGGGCATCACCGCCAACTGCTGTCACCGCTGGAGCAAGGCCAGCGAGGATGAGGAGATATAG